The Sphingopyxis fribergensis genome contains a region encoding:
- the miaB gene encoding tRNA (N6-isopentenyl adenosine(37)-C2)-methylthiotransferase MiaB — MKSDSPKTFHVKSFGCQMNVYDGERMAEMLGAEGYVAAADGADADLVVLNTCHIREKAAEKVYSDIGRLKRADGSRPTIAVAGCVAQAEGAEIARRAPTVDVVVGPQAYHRLPDMIARAARGEKAVDLDMPLESKFGALPKRAGGQRPTAFLTVQEGCDKFCTYCVVPYTRGAEISRPFVDLIAEARALVAGGAREITLLGQNVNAWDGQDEKGRVIGLDGLIRELAREDGLERIRYTTSHPNDMTDGLIAAHGEIAKLMPFLHLPVQAGSDRILAAMNRSHSVESYLRIIERVRAVRPDIAISGDFIVGFPGETDADFEATLDIVRATNYAMAYSFKYSRRPGTPAATMDGQIDEALLNERLQRLQALLNEQQQAFNEASVGRTTRLLLERMGKLDGQLIGKTPWLQSAHVIAPGLQIGDMIDVQITSAGANSVAAEALMEEAA, encoded by the coding sequence ATGAAATCCGACTCCCCCAAAACTTTTCACGTCAAATCCTTCGGCTGCCAGATGAATGTCTATGACGGCGAGCGTATGGCCGAGATGCTGGGCGCCGAGGGCTATGTCGCCGCCGCCGACGGCGCCGACGCCGACCTCGTCGTGCTCAACACCTGCCACATCCGCGAGAAAGCGGCCGAGAAGGTCTATTCGGACATTGGCCGGCTGAAGAGAGCCGACGGCAGCCGCCCGACGATCGCGGTCGCGGGCTGCGTCGCGCAGGCCGAGGGTGCCGAAATCGCGCGCCGCGCGCCTACGGTCGACGTCGTTGTCGGGCCGCAGGCCTATCATCGCCTGCCCGACATGATCGCGCGCGCCGCGCGGGGAGAGAAGGCCGTCGACCTCGACATGCCGCTCGAAAGCAAGTTCGGCGCGCTGCCGAAGCGCGCGGGCGGCCAGCGTCCGACCGCCTTTCTGACGGTGCAGGAAGGCTGCGACAAATTCTGCACTTATTGCGTCGTGCCCTACACGCGGGGCGCCGAGATCAGCCGGCCCTTCGTGGACCTGATCGCCGAGGCGCGCGCGCTCGTCGCCGGCGGCGCGCGCGAAATCACCTTGCTCGGCCAGAACGTCAACGCGTGGGACGGTCAAGATGAGAAGGGCAGGGTGATCGGCCTCGACGGGCTGATCCGCGAACTCGCGCGTGAGGACGGCCTCGAACGCATCCGCTACACCACCAGCCACCCCAACGACATGACCGACGGGTTGATCGCGGCGCATGGCGAGATCGCCAAGCTGATGCCCTTCCTCCACCTGCCGGTGCAGGCGGGCAGCGACCGCATCCTTGCGGCGATGAACCGCAGCCACTCGGTCGAAAGCTATCTTCGCATCATCGAACGCGTGCGCGCCGTGCGCCCCGACATCGCGATCTCGGGCGACTTCATCGTCGGCTTCCCCGGCGAAACCGATGCGGACTTCGAAGCGACGCTCGATATCGTCCGTGCGACCAATTATGCGATGGCGTACAGCTTCAAATATTCGCGCCGCCCCGGTACCCCCGCCGCGACGATGGACGGCCAGATCGACGAAGCTCTGCTCAACGAACGTCTCCAGCGCCTCCAGGCGTTGCTCAACGAACAGCAGCAGGCATTCAATGAGGCGTCCGTTGGCCGCACGACGCGCCTGCTCCTCGAACGCATGGGCAAGCTGGACGGTCAGTTGATCGGCAAGACGCCCTGGCTCCAGTCGGCGCACGTCATCGCACCGGGGCTCCAGATCGGCGATATGATCGACGTGCAGATCACCTCGG